The genomic window AGTTCTTTTAATTAAACGAAAAAATTAAAGACTTTAACATTATATTTTTAAATATCATTGTTACTTAAAAAAATTTACATCTTTTCAAGGCAACATTTTTGATTCGAAAATCAAATATAAATTCAATCTTTTTGAACTTATATTTAACTTTTTTATCATTTCTTCTAATTATAACTTTTAGCTTATTTTTAATAGGTGGTGGAGAATAGCGGGATCGAACCGCTGACCTCCTGCGTGCAAAGCAGGCGCTCTCCCAGCTGAGCTAATTCCCCACACTGATTAATCTTTTAAGATTATTTAATGGTGGGCCTATCAGGACTTGAACCTGAGACCTCACGATTATCAGTCGAGCGCTCTAGCCAGCTGAGCTATAGGCCCATTTTTCTACCTATTTAAATAATCTTTATAAACCGAATATAAAAACTCTTTCTTTTTAGTTTTAAGACTAGAAACGAATCTAGTCTCAATTCTCTGAAAGGAGGTGATCCAACCGCAGGTTCTCCTACGGTTACCTTGTTACGACTTCACCCCAGTCGCTGAATCCACTGTGGAAGGTAGCTATTTTAGCATCCCCGCTTCGAATGAGTTCAACTCCCATGGTGTGACGGGCGGTGAGTACAAGACCCGGGAACGTATTCACCGTAGCATAGCTGATCTACGATTACTAGCGATTCCAACTTCATGTAGTCGAGTTGCAGACTACAATCCGAACTGGGAGATATTTTTGAGATTTGCTCCACGTCACCGTATTGCGGCTCTTTGTATACCCCATTGTAGCACGTGTGTAGCCCTGGACGTAAGGGCCATGATGACTTGACGTCGTCCTCACCTTCCTCCTACTTGCGTAGGCAGTCTCATTAGAGTTCTCAGCCGAACTGTTAGCAACTAATGACGAGGGTTGCGCTCGTTGCGGGACTTAACCCAACATCTCACGACACGAGCTGACGACAGCCGTGCAGCACCTGTATATAAGTTTCTGCAAGCAGACACCAATCTATCTCTAGAAAGTTCTTACTATGTCAAGTCCAGGTAAGGTTCTTCGTGTATCGTCGAATTAAACCACATGCTCCACCGCTTGTGCGGGTCCCCGTCTATTCCTTTGAGTTTTAATCTTGCGACCGTACTCCCCAGGCGGCACACTTAATGTGTTAACTGCATTACTGCAAGGTCTAGCCTCACAACAACTAGTGTGCATCGTTTAGGGCGTGGACTACCAGGGTATCTAATCCTGTTTGCTCCCCACGCTTTCGCGTCTCAGCGTCAATAATGTTCCAGTAGATCGCCTTCGCAATCGGTATTCCTTCTGATCTCTACGGATTTTACCCCTACACCAGAAATTCCATCTACCTCTCCCACATTCTAGATATACAGTTTCAAAAGCAGTTCAATAGTTAAGCTATTGGATTTCACTTCTGACTTATTTATCCGCCTACACGCTCTTTACGCCCAGTGATTCCGAGTAACGCTTGCACCCTCCGTATTACCGCGGCTGCTGGCACGGAGTTAGCCGGTGCTTATTCATATGGTACCGTCATTATCTTCCCATATAAAAGGAGTTTACGCACCGAAATGTGTCATCCTCCACGCGGCGTTGCTGCATCAGACTTTCGTCCATTGTGCAATATTCCCCACTGCTGCCTCCCGTAGGAGTCTGGACCGTGTCTCAGTTCCAGTGTGACTGATCATCCTCTCAAACCAGTTAAGCGTCATTGCCTTGGTGAGCCATTACCTCACCAACTAGCTGATACTGTACAGGCTGATCCTAGAGCTATAAATATTTCCCTTGCAGACTTCTGTCTTAAAGGCATATAGAGTCTTAGCAGTCGTTTCCAACTGTTATCCTCTTCTCTAGGGCACATTACCTATATATTACTCACCCGTGCGCCACTTAGCTGACAATTATAGCAAGCTATAATCCGTTCTCGTTCGACTTGCATGTGTTAAGCACGCCGCCAGCGTTCACTCTGAGCCAGGATCAAACTCTCCATAAATTGAAGTTTTTGAACTTGACTTCTTCTGTATTATTTTACTATTACAAAATTATCACTCATAGTATAGACAAGTTATATGTTTTACCATATTGTTCTTGTTTGTTTTTATATTTTTAACATTTATTCTTATTTTACATCTGTAATAAATAACAGATTTTTATAAGAGTCTCATATTCGGTTTATAAAGATTACTTTACAAACGTTATAATTATTTTTAAAGATCATCCAGTTTCGATTACAACGCTTTCTATCATTCTTTCGTTTGATGCGCTTCAGTCAAATTGGACGGGAATTATAATAGATTCTTTTTTCTTTGTCAAGGGGTTATCGCTTAAATTTGGCTTAAATTTTTGGATTTATCCTCTCATTAAACTTTTACTATCTTTTTATTGGCTTTTGAGTGTTTTTTAGTGATTTTAATACTCATTTAATTTTATATTAATCTTTTATTTACTTTTTTGAGATAATATATTGCTAATATCGTTATCTATATTTAATGTAAATATATAAGTATACTACATAGTAGAATTACGAAATCAAAATTTAAAGGAAGACTATATGTACAATAGAGATTATTTATCAAACCAATCTTCAGAATATACACATGAATCATCACAAGTTCAGTTAATGAGCTTTTTAAAAGCTACTTATCAATTATTTGCGGGGTCATTATTAGCAGCGACTGCTGGTGCGTATATAGGATTAGGAATTGTTTCAATTTTAATGGGACCTGTTAAATGGGTTTTATTTGCTGTAGAATTAGCATTAATTTTCTTTGTTATTCCAAGAACAAAACACACTCCTGGTGTTAATTTAGCTGTTTTATTTGCATTTACATTTATTACAGGTTTAACAATTGCACCATTATTAACTGCAATTTTTTCAATGCCAGGTGGTGCAGCTATCGTTGGTCAAGCATTTTTAATGACTTCAGTTGCATTTGGTGGGATATCAATGTTTGCAATGACTACTAAAAGAGATTTCTCTTCAATGGGTAAATTTTTACTTATTGCTTTAATAATTATGATTGTTGCAGGTATTTCTAATATCTTTATCCAATCTTCGATGATGCAATTAATAATTGCAAGTGCAGGAGCTTTGTTATTTTCTGCTTTCATTTTATATGATACACAAAATATTATCAAAGGTCATTATGACTCACCAATTGAAGCTGCGTTATCTTTATATTTAGATTTCTTTAATTTGTTTATATCTCTATTACAAATTTTAGGAATTATGAATAGTGATGACAAATAATAAAACTAACTCTTTATAAGAGTTAGTTTTCAATTACTATGAAAAAAGAAAATTACTTAAGACTTATCGATGCAAATTTAAATAGACTACGTGAAGGAATCCGTGTAGTTGAAGATATTTTTAGATATGTATATAATGATAAATCAACTGCTATCAAACTAAAAGAATTACGACATTTATCAAGATTAAAAAATTACATTGAATTACTTGAAACTAGAGATGTAAAAAATGATGTTTTAAGAAGTTCTATAAAAAGTGAACTAAACCGAACGGATTTATACTCAATTTTAATAGCTAATTTTAAAAGAGCCCAAGAAAGCTCAAGAGTTCTTGAAGAATTCTGCAAATTAATCTCAATTGAAGATAGTGAGAATTTTAAATATATTAGATATGAACTTTATAATTTAGAAATTGTTTTAACAAAAATAACTTCAAATTCTAAATAATTTAAATTATAATCTTTGTATAATTTTTTTGCCTCTTTGAAATCCAATGATGCTTTACCACTTACCCCAGACTTTTTAATATAATCAAATAAATCTCTTTTATTATCAAACTCCAATTTGTACATTATAGTTTCAAATTCACATAAAAAATATTTTGAAAAAGCCTCTTTTATTGATTCTTCATCTAATATTGGTGATTTTGAATTTGTAATTTCTTGAATAGTTTTAAAAGTATTTGATGTGAATAAAACAGCATTTATTTCATTTGTAATAAATGAAAGATGTTTTATTATCTTTGATAAATCTTTTGACCATTGTAAAGCAGATGATGATAAAACAATATCATAACTGTTATCTTTTATTTCATCTAAAAACTCTTGTGCATCAAAATCAAAACACTTTACATTAATATTTTCACCTTTTGGATGTAACTCACACATTGATGCTGAAAAATCTATTGCTTTATAAAAATCTATATCCCATGAAATATGATTATATACTTGCCCTGAGCCACAACCTAATTCTAAAACTCTTTTTGGTTGAAATTTTAATTCACGTACAAGTGATTTTGCAACAATTTGCTGAATAATATTGTGATTTTTATACTCTTTTGCATATTTTGAGAATTGGTTTTTAACTGACAAATTTACTCTTTATAAAATTACTAGAAATATGTTTTAATATCTATTTTAACTTATTCTTAATAAGTTTTAGATAAAATAGCTACCATTTTTAAAAAAGGAAATAGATAATGACATCTACACTTTTAATCGTTCAGTTTGTATTAGCAATTTTACTAACAATAATAATCTTACTTCAAAAAAGTTCAAGTATTGGTCTTGGAGCTTATAGTGGAAGTAATGATTCATTATTTGGGGCTAAAGGTCCTGCAAACTTCTTAACAAAAGCTACAATGGCTTTAGGTTTAGTTTTTGTAATAAACACTGTAGTTTTAGGTTATTTATTTAATCAACAAAGAAATCAAAGTGCTGTTGACTCAGTAAAAGTTGATTCTTTAATTCCAACAGCACCTATTACACAAACTTCTGAGCAAGCACCAGCAGCTCCTACAACAGCAGCCCCTGTTCCAACAGTTCCAGAAAATAAATAAGCCTAAGAAATAAAGAAATATGAAGTATTTCTTACTTCTTTGTTTATCTTATTTTTATCTTCAAGCCAACGGTCATATCTTTGTATATCACCGATTTGGTGATGAGAAACATCAAAGTACAAATACAACTTTACAAGAATTAGAAAAAGAGTTTGAATATTTCAAAACTAATAATTATAAAGTAGTAACAGTTTCTCAAATTGCCAATAAAATTAAAAACAATGAAGAAATTCCTGATAATTGGATTGCTTTTAGTATAGATGATGCGTATAAAAGTTTTTATTTAAATGCGATGGAACTATTTAAAAAGTACAATTATCCCTTTACTCTTTTTGTTTATGTTGAAGCAACAAATAGTAAATATTCAGATTTTATGACGTGGGAAGAAATAGCTGATGCTTCAAAATATGGAGAGATTGCCCTGCACTCTTATTCACATAAGCAATTAATGAAACTCACAGATGATGAAATTTTAAAAGATACAAAAATTTCTTATGAAATCTTTGAAAAAAACTTAGGTTTTAAGCCAAAGGGATATTCATATCCTTATGGAGAGTATGACCAAAGGGTAAAAGAAAAAATAAAAGAGTTTGATTTTGAATATATTGTAAATCAAAATAATGGCTCAGTAAATAAAAATAGTGATATTTTTGATTTAAATAGAGTTGCCTTAGTTGGTAAAATTAATTTACATGAAAAACTAAAATATAAAACACTAGAAGCAACTTGGGTTGAACCACAAACATATCCAAAAGATGGGATACTAAAACATGTAAGAGTTGAAGTAAATCCACAAATAACGGATGCAAAATTGTTTATATCAACCTATGGTTGGCAAGATATCAAAGTTAAAAATGGTATAATTGACATCAAATTAAACAAAAAACTAAATTTACCTAGAAACAGAGTAGCTATTAGCACTGATTACTACACTATTTCAAACAAATTATTAATCAAATAAAGGAGAATGAATGTTAGAAGAAATATATGCTCAAACTAAAGAACATATGGAAAAATCTATCGAGGCTTTAAGAAAAGATTATAGGTCTTTAAGAACAGGAAAAGTAAATGTTAATATCTTAGATGGTATTAAAATTGATTATTATGGAACACCAACTGATTTAAGTCAAGTAGGTTCAGTTTTATCACCAGATGCTACAACTATTGTTATTAATCCATGGGAAAAGAATCTTTTAGGCTTAATTGATAAAGCAATTCAAACGGCAAATATTGGTGTTAATCCAAACAATGATGGTGTTGTAATTAAATTATTCTTCCCACCAATGACTACTGATCAAAGAGAAAATACTGTTAAACAAGCAAAAGTTATGACTGATAATGCAAAAGTTGCAATTAGAAATATTAGACAAAATGCTAATACTAAAGCAAAAAATCTTCTAAAAGATAAATTAATCACTGAAGATGAAAATAAAAGAGCGCAAGACGAAATCCAAAAGATAACTGATTCTTATGTTGTTAAAGCTGATGAGACTTTAAAAGCAAAAGAAAAAGAAATAAGAACGATTTAATTATGAATGTAGCTCAAATATATAAAGATGCCCAAGCATTATTAGAAGGTCACTTCAAATTAAGTAGTGGAAATCACTCAAAATTTTATTTACAATCAGCAAAAGTTTTAGAAGATCCTAAAACTGCAAAATTATTAGCTGAAGCCTTAGCTGATCAAATTAAAGAAGCTGGTATAAAAGTTGATGCTGTTTGTTCACCTGCACTTGGTGGATTAATTGCTGGTTTTGCCCTTGCAACTGCACTTGATGTAAGATTTATTTTTGCAGAAAGAGTTGAAGGTGAGATGTCAATCAGAAGAGGTTTTGAAGTTAAAGAAGGTGAAAACTATATTATTTGTGAAGATATTATCACAACTGGTGGAAGTGCACTTGAAGCTGCAAAACAAGTTGAAAATGCTGGTGGAAATATTGTTGCTTATGCTGCACTTGCTAACAGAGGATTTTGTTCAAGAGTTGGAAGCACATTAGAAGCAAAAGATAATTGTAAATTACCACTTAATAAACCACTTTTTGCACTTGATGATTTCACATTTGAAATGTATGCACCAGATGAATGTCCTATGTGTAAAGAAGGAAGCATTGCTTATAAACCTGGTAGTAGAGGTAATTAATTAATGGCAAAATGGAGAGATGTTAAGCATAACAAAGTTAAAACACAAAAAAATGAGCTTAATATTAAATCACCTAAAAGTGATTTAGCCTCTCTTCTTTCTAGATTAAAAGCTTTTCTTACTGATACATTTTTGATTACCACTCCTATTCTTTATATAGTTATATATTTAGTAATGGGAAGTGGTGAAGAATTTGCACAAAATAGAGTATTGGGTTGGAGTATAATATTTATAGTTCATGCTCTTCTTATCTTAATTTTTTGGCTTAAAAATGGACAAACTCCAGGACTTAAAGCTTACGATTTAAAACTTGTTGACAATAGAACTAAACAAAGAGTTTCAGTTATTCAAGTTCTTGTTCGATACATAACAACACTATTTGCTGTGCTATCATTTTTTTTACTTTTTATGCCTTTTTTTAATAAGGATAAAAGAACTTTCCAAGATATTCTTTCAAACACAATTATCATCAATGATAAATAATGCTTTTTTTTAACTTATCAGCATTCTATTTTTTTTATTTTGCAGCAGTTGGTGTATATGTAATATTTTTACCAAAAGTACTTCACGATATTGGTTATGGCACTTTTGATATAGGTATTGTTTTAGCACTGGCACCTTTGATGAGATTTTTGACGCCTTTTATGTTTTTAAAACATATTAAATTAGATCAAAAGATGTTTAAAAGGGCTCTTTTAACAGCTATCTTTTTGGCTTCTTGTTTTTATTTAACAATAGAAAACTTTTATTTATTTACAATAAATAATGCAATTTTAGGAGCTTGTTTATCACTTATATTACCTTATCTTGAAATAATTGCAATTTCAAATCTTGGAAAAGAAAAATATGGAAAATCACGCCTTTATGGTTCAATTGGGTTTATGATTATTGCATTAGTGCTTGCAAAATTTTTAACTCAACCTTATATTGCAATACATTACTATTTAGTTTTAATTACTTTAACGGTAATTTTTGCAATCTCTTTATTAAAGTTTGATGTAGAACACAAAATTGAGCAAAATAACAAAGTATTTTCTTTTTTTGAATATTGGCCTTTTTGGTTAAGTATTTTTTTCATGCAAATAAGTTTTGGAGGTTTTTATAATTTCTTTACAATTTATGAAACCCAACATGGGATAAGTCTTGAAATGACTTCTTACCTTTGGTCATTTGGGGTTATTTGTGAAATATTGATGCTTTATTTTCAAGCTCCTATTTTGAAAAACAATCTGCTATCAATCATAAAATTTTGTGTTACAATTACAATTTTAAGATGGCTTCTATTATATCTATTTCCAGATTCATTGAATGTAACATTTTTTTCTCAAGCTATTCATGCTTTTTCATTTGGACTTTATCATAGTTCTGTAATTATGTATTTATATAGTTTGTATGAAAATAAAAAATTAGCACAACAATTTATGTATGGTGTAGGTTATGGTCTTGGTGGATTTATTGGAGCTTTAGTCGCAGGTGCTGTTTATGGTGAGTTTTTATTTATATTTAGTGCATTATTTTCACTATTATCTTTAATAGCTCTTAACTTTATAAAAATTAATTTAACAAAAGAAAAAACATGAAATTTATATTCCTCTTCCTATTTTTAATCTCGTCATCTTTCGCTATCAGTATTGATAAAACATGGTATGACAATACAAAAGAAGAACTACAAAAATTATACACGACACAAATAACTAAAATTACTTCATCAAAAAGTGATTTAAATGCGGAAGAAAAAGAACAAGTTGAATATCAACTTTTACTTTTAAAGAAATTGCAAGCAACATTAAATGATGAAAATAGTTTTGATTTAAAAAATATTGATGAAATTACAACAATAGATAAATATATTGATCAAATAAAGCTATATTTAAAAATAGCAAATGATTATGATTCAATAAAAGAGGAATTTACTCAAAACAGCAATAAAATTTATCTTCTTGAAGAGCAAATAGATAAATTAACAAATAAAGAAGATATTTCAACAGTTAATTCTCAATTATTATATGCCTATTATAAATTAAAAAATATTCAAGATAAAGCTACTATTGATGAATATGACAAATATTTAGAAAATTTTAAAAAAATATTACTTGATAGTTTAGAACCTATAAAATTTGTGGATAATCCAACTTTACAAAATAGAATTGAAAAAGCATTAAACAGTTTCAATGATATTATTAAAGATGAAAAGAAATTATCACTTGCTTATGACAAAGCAAAAATCACAGAAAATGAGTGGAAAATTAAAGCACTTGATGCTCAAATTGAACAGTTAAAAATTGATAAATCAAAATTAATAAATCAATATGTTTATTTAAAAGTAGAAGAGCTTCTTCCACTATTAAAAAATAAAAAAACTAGCTACTTTGAAATGAGTAATACTCTACAACAATTTATGAGAGAGAATCAAGCAAATTATGACTCATTAAATGAACTTCTAAAATATCTATCAAGGGAGAGATTAGGAGTTACTAAAAGTACATTTGCAGATACAAAACAAAGTTTTATTGATATAATAAAATTTGGATGGGAAGAGATAAATAATCCAATTATTCCAATTGGTGATGGAATTTCAATTTTAGCAATTAGTAAATTCTTTTTTATCTTTATTCTTGGTTTCTCAATAGCAACTTTTTATAAAAAAAGAATCTCTAATGCTCGTTCAAACTATCTAAAAAACACTTCAATTTCTACAAGAACAATGCTTGCAAATCTTGGGTACTACTTTTTAGTTGCTATAACTTTTGTCTTTGGGTTAAAATCCATTGGAATTGATTTATCTTCACTTACTATTTTAGTTGGGGCTTTATCAGTTGGTATCGGGTTTGGTTTACAAAATATTGTTTCAAACTTTATTTCTGGAATTATTCTAATCTTTGAAAGAGCTATTCAAGTTGGACACATAATTGAAATAGCAACAGGATTAAGAGGAAAAGTTTCTCAAATTAATATGAGAAGTAGTGTTATTACAACTTTTGATAATATTGATATTATTATTCCAAACTCTACATTAATTCAAAACAATGTAATAAATCTTACTTTTTCAGATGACATAAGAAGATTAAATATTCCTTTTGGAGTGGCATATGGTTCAGACATTGATAATGTTATTCACATTCTTTTAGATAATTTAAAAGATAGTAATCTAATGTACATAAGAAATGATAGTGAAAAAATAGCAAAAGTTAGAATGACTATGATGAATGCTAGCTCTATTGATTTTGAATTACTTGTTTGGATTAGTGAGAATCCTGATGAAAATGGGATTGGTTCGTCTAATATGTCTGATTTTTTAATTTTTATTTATAAAACATTACAGGCAAATAATATAGAAATTCCATTTCCTCAAATGGATATACATTTGAAAAGAAATTAGTATGAAATATTTTAGAATATCTTTTTTACTTGTCATTTGTTCATTAATTCTTGTTTCATATCTTGGCTTTATAAAAGATGGGATTACTGGTGCTTTAAATCTACTTTGGTTAACTACAATATTGATACTGATGGAAATTTCTTTATCTTTTGATAATGCAATTGTAAATGCTTCAATTTTAAAAAATTGGAATGACTTTTGGAAAAAAGCATTTTTAACAGTTGGCATTCTTGTAGCTGTTTTTGGGATGCGTTTACTTTTTCCTTTATTAATTGTTTCTGTTACTACAAATTTATCATTAATTGATGTTTTTAATTTGGCAATGAATAACCCTGACCAATATGAAAAAGAGTTAACTTCGCATGAACATGAAGTTTCTGCTTTTGGAAGTATGTTTTTACTTTTAGTATTTTTAAACTTTTTATTAGATACTGAAAGAAAAATATTTTGGATTGGAAAATTTGAGCAAAAAATAGCAACTTTTGGTAAAACTAAAATCTTATCTTATCTTGTTGCTTTTTTAATTTTATGTATTTTCTTATTTCTAATGGAAGATTCTAAGAAATATGATTTTTTTATATCTGGATTATGGGGAATTGGGATTTATCTATTTATTCATCTTTTATGTTTTTTATTAGAAAAAGGTGGGGACAATTTTCAAAATCTAATTAAACATGGAAGTGTTGTAGGATTTTTATATTTAGAAGTACTTGATGCTTCTTTTTCTTTTGATGGAGTAATTGGAGCTTTCGCAATAAGTAAAAATATTTTAGTTATTATGATTGGATTAGGAACAGGAGCCATGTTTGTAAGGTCGTTAACTATTTATTTAGTTGAAAAAGAGACTTTGAATAATTATGTATTTTTAGAACATGGTGCTCATTATGCGATTGGGATATTGGCTTTTATTATGCTTTTAAGTGCTAAATTTCATATACCAGAAGCTTTAACTGGATTAATAGGAATCTCTTTTATTTTATTGTCTTTATACTCTTCAATAAAATATAATAGGATTTCTTAAATCCAATTTTTTCTTTTAAAAATATAAAACTGAATTGTTACGAGAACAACTAAAATAAGAGAAAAAACATAAAAAGCATTATCATCTTTTGCCCCTGGAATTCCACCTATATTTATACCTAAAAGTCCAGTCAAGAAAGTAAGTGGCAGAAAAATTACTGAAATAAGAGATAAAACATACATCTTTTTATTCATTTGTTCACTAAGTGTATTTGCTAGCTCTTCTTGAATTAAAATTACTTTATCTCTTATGGTATCAAGTTCCTCAATATGTCTCATAAGTTGGTCATTTATCTCTCTTAATTCTATTCTTTGATATTCATCAATCCAAGAGACTTTATCATTATAAAGTTTATTCAAAGCCTCTTTTTGAGGGAAAAGGTATCTTCTAAAAATAATAGTTTCTCTTCGTATTGATAATATCTCATTTCTAAATTGCATATCACTTGAATCAATCAAACTCTCTTCTAAAGAGTCTGTTCTATCTTCTATTTGATTTATAATATCTTCCAATCGAGAAGTTATTCTATATGTTAAATCAATCAAAAATTCAGAAGAACTTTTAGGCCCACTGTTATTTTTAAATGAATCAATTATTTCACTAATTGATAATATATTTCTCTTTTTTGTAGTAATTATCAGATTTTCAGATACATATAATCTAATAGAAACCATGTTTTCAGGTTTTGAATTTGGATTTAAGTTAGCACCTCTTAAAGCAATAAGTAAAGAATCACCTAAAACAGTTGTTCTAGGTCTTGTCTCTTCTGTCAAAAGTGCATCAGCAGCAATTGAATCTATTTTGCTTTTATTAGTAATCCACTCAATTGCTTCATTACTTGAATAATCAAAATGCACCCATAAAATTTTATTTGTTCTATCAACAGTATCTAACTGTTCATAACTTAACTCTAATGCTCCACCATTTTTATCAAGTAAAAAGGCTTGAACTGGTTTTTTGTCTGACATGAATAAACCTTTAAATTATTGAATAAACTATTTCTGTTTTAAGTTTTTGTTTTTTAATCTCTTCTATTTTTAGATTTTCTATTTGCATATTCATCAGTTCATCTATAGTTTTTATATTACTTCGTGCAATTAATTTTAAAATAATTCCACGATAAGCTTTTGCCCAATGACTCACAACTTTTCCATCTTTTATAAATTTCATTGTTGTATATGGTTTTTCTATTTTGTAAAACTTCTCATAAAATCCAGCTCGTAAATCTATAATATCTTCATCTTTTAAATATTCATCTAAAGCTTTTGAAAAACTATCATTATAAAACTTCTCAATTTTTAAACCATTAAAAGTTTCACCTTGTTTTAGTTTATAATCTGGAAGTCCTGCATCCCCCGCTTTCAAAGCTCCAAAGAGATTAGAAAATATTATTACATTTTCATCAATATAATCTTGTTCGTTTTTAGCTAATTTTGAATACTCTAAATAATCAAAAGCAACTCCATCATATCTTTGAATAACTTTCATTGTAGAAGTTTTAAATATATCCTTTGAATATTGCTCTAAAACATCCTCTTTTTTTGTTCCAAAAAGTTTTATCAACTCTTCTTTTGGGGCATTTAAAATAAATTCATTATATTGTTTTACAATTTCCATTCTTTTTTCATATAGTTCTGGAAATATAAAACTGTTTTTATCAAATGAAGTTTCTTCTCCACCTGCTATTTTTGTCTCACTTGGTGAAAATAGTATTTTCATTTTTGTCCTTCTTCTATAAATTGTCCATCAACATATTGCCACTTTCCATCAACTTTTAGGAATCTGCTTTTTTCTGTGAAACTAACATCTCTATTATCTTGAAATAAAGTCGCTTTAAAAGTTACAAAACTCTCAACATCTTCTATAAAATCTAGAATTTCTAATTTCTCAAATCTTGTATTTTTAGAAAAGTTTATAATATCTTCATTCCAAGATTTCAAATCATCTGTAAAATCTGGATTTTCTTTGTGTGTTGTTGAAATAATATATTTTGAATTTTGTGTAGCAAAGGCAGAGAATCTTGATTTCATTAATTCAAGGGCAGTTTTTGGAAAAGATATTCCATCGTGAAAAATTTTGCAACATTTTTTATATTTTTT from Arcobacter venerupis includes these protein-coding regions:
- a CDS encoding Bax inhibitor-1/YccA family protein, whose protein sequence is MYNRDYLSNQSSEYTHESSQVQLMSFLKATYQLFAGSLLAATAGAYIGLGIVSILMGPVKWVLFAVELALIFFVIPRTKHTPGVNLAVLFAFTFITGLTIAPLLTAIFSMPGGAAIVGQAFLMTSVAFGGISMFAMTTKRDFSSMGKFLLIALIIMIVAGISNIFIQSSMMQLIIASAGALLFSAFILYDTQNIIKGHYDSPIEAALSLYLDFFNLFISLLQILGIMNSDDK
- a CDS encoding thiamine-phosphate pyrophosphorylase; its protein translation is MKKENYLRLIDANLNRLREGIRVVEDIFRYVYNDKSTAIKLKELRHLSRLKNYIELLETRDVKNDVLRSSIKSELNRTDLYSILIANFKRAQESSRVLEEFCKLISIEDSENFKYIRYELYNLEIVLTKITSNSK
- a CDS encoding methyltransferase domain-containing protein translates to MSVKNQFSKYAKEYKNHNIIQQIVAKSLVRELKFQPKRVLELGCGSGQVYNHISWDIDFYKAIDFSASMCELHPKGENINVKCFDFDAQEFLDEIKDNSYDIVLSSSALQWSKDLSKIIKHLSFITNEINAVLFTSNTFKTIQEITNSKSPILDEESIKEAFSKYFLCEFETIMYKLEFDNKRDLFDYIKKSGVSGKASLDFKEAKKLYKDYNLNYLEFEVIFVKTISKL
- the secG gene encoding preprotein translocase subunit SecG codes for the protein MTSTLLIVQFVLAILLTIIILLQKSSSIGLGAYSGSNDSLFGAKGPANFLTKATMALGLVFVINTVVLGYLFNQQRNQSAVDSVKVDSLIPTAPITQTSEQAPAAPTTAAPVPTVPENK
- a CDS encoding polysaccharide deacetylase family protein, which produces MKYFLLLCLSYFYLQANGHIFVYHRFGDEKHQSTNTTLQELEKEFEYFKTNNYKVVTVSQIANKIKNNEEIPDNWIAFSIDDAYKSFYLNAMELFKKYNYPFTLFVYVEATNSKYSDFMTWEEIADASKYGEIALHSYSHKQLMKLTDDEILKDTKISYEIFEKNLGFKPKGYSYPYGEYDQRVKEKIKEFDFEYIVNQNNGSVNKNSDIFDLNRVALVGKINLHEKLKYKTLEATWVEPQTYPKDGILKHVRVEVNPQITDAKLFISTYGWQDIKVKNGIIDIKLNKKLNLPRNRVAISTDYYTISNKLLIK
- the frr gene encoding ribosome recycling factor, with the protein product MLEEIYAQTKEHMEKSIEALRKDYRSLRTGKVNVNILDGIKIDYYGTPTDLSQVGSVLSPDATTIVINPWEKNLLGLIDKAIQTANIGVNPNNDGVVIKLFFPPMTTDQRENTVKQAKVMTDNAKVAIRNIRQNANTKAKNLLKDKLITEDENKRAQDEIQKITDSYVVKADETLKAKEKEIRTI
- the pyrE gene encoding orotate phosphoribosyltransferase, producing the protein MNVAQIYKDAQALLEGHFKLSSGNHSKFYLQSAKVLEDPKTAKLLAEALADQIKEAGIKVDAVCSPALGGLIAGFALATALDVRFIFAERVEGEMSIRRGFEVKEGENYIICEDIITTGGSALEAAKQVENAGGNIVAYAALANRGFCSRVGSTLEAKDNCKLPLNKPLFALDDFTFEMYAPDECPMCKEGSIAYKPGSRGN
- a CDS encoding RDD family protein, with the translated sequence MAKWRDVKHNKVKTQKNELNIKSPKSDLASLLSRLKAFLTDTFLITTPILYIVIYLVMGSGEEFAQNRVLGWSIIFIVHALLILIFWLKNGQTPGLKAYDLKLVDNRTKQRVSVIQVLVRYITTLFAVLSFFLLFMPFFNKDKRTFQDILSNTIIINDK
- a CDS encoding MFS transporter, whose translation is MLFFNLSAFYFFYFAAVGVYVIFLPKVLHDIGYGTFDIGIVLALAPLMRFLTPFMFLKHIKLDQKMFKRALLTAIFLASCFYLTIENFYLFTINNAILGACLSLILPYLEIIAISNLGKEKYGKSRLYGSIGFMIIALVLAKFLTQPYIAIHYYLVLITLTVIFAISLLKFDVEHKIEQNNKVFSFFEYWPFWLSIFFMQISFGGFYNFFTIYETQHGISLEMTSYLWSFGVICEILMLYFQAPILKNNLLSIIKFCVTITILRWLLLYLFPDSLNVTFFSQAIHAFSFGLYHSSVIMYLYSLYENKKLAQQFMYGVGYGLGGFIGALVAGAVYGEFLFIFSALFSLLSLIALNFIKINLTKEKT